A region from the Leptotrichia sp. OH3620_COT-345 genome encodes:
- a CDS encoding D-alanyl-D-alanine carboxypeptidase family protein, whose protein sequence is MLNKITKILLIISLFTFLLYGEGENRGERSDDIGNIIKNSSQENFQTEKERKRQEREERKRLKKEEKERKKREKERIYLPDVNDKDYQENENFDKNNTNNGNNSTIKQNINNQNNFNNNSSQKQTENGKIPKNNIDTDMGINIDNVEPVSEDISKILEENRKKEEDKKTKIDKKKPIVQAIDKEKEEISQYKDSLLKYIATKDGKVIKKEFETQRHPIASLTKVMNILVALDEVDKGNVSLDDKVCFSPQNANIGGSWLNVKVGDCYTLRELLRSEIIYSANNSAYLVAYHVGKGDIEYFVKLMNRKAKELGMNNTEFHTPAGLPTSMTGKGMDISTAYDMYLMGKKAVEDKRIREWGSETELVLVNSSGEQVIYKSRNDLLNKYGIFGLKTGFHVQAGYNIIVTGKMGNIEIISVVLGHKTHNQRTADQIEEFSQIQKKLKKVYIMGQDMGDFTVRNSRKRKIKGVLSENVYQFDNTYYEFKVTSLNLKAKVNKGDIIGKLEVISNGEVISIIDILAIEEADELSWFGKFLRFITFGLL, encoded by the coding sequence ATGCTCAATAAAATTACTAAAATACTGTTAATAATAAGTTTATTTACATTCTTGCTATATGGAGAAGGAGAAAATAGGGGTGAAAGAAGTGACGACATAGGTAATATAATAAAAAACAGCAGTCAGGAAAATTTTCAAACTGAAAAAGAACGTAAACGTCAGGAAAGAGAAGAAAGAAAAAGACTGAAGAAAGAAGAAAAAGAAAGAAAGAAAAGAGAAAAAGAGAGGATTTATCTGCCTGATGTCAATGATAAAGATTATCAGGAAAATGAAAATTTTGACAAAAATAATACTAATAATGGAAATAATTCTACAATAAAACAGAATATAAATAATCAGAATAACTTTAACAATAATAGCAGTCAGAAACAGACAGAAAATGGAAAAATTCCTAAAAATAATATCGATACGGATATGGGAATAAATATTGATAATGTTGAGCCTGTAAGTGAGGATATTTCTAAAATACTTGAAGAAAACAGGAAAAAAGAGGAAGATAAAAAAACTAAAATTGATAAGAAAAAACCTATTGTTCAGGCTATTGATAAGGAAAAAGAGGAAATATCCCAATATAAGGATAGTTTGCTTAAATATATAGCTACAAAAGACGGAAAAGTTATAAAAAAGGAATTTGAAACTCAGAGACATCCTATTGCTTCTCTTACAAAAGTAATGAATATTTTAGTGGCACTTGATGAAGTGGATAAAGGAAATGTAAGTTTAGACGATAAAGTATGTTTTTCTCCTCAAAATGCCAATATAGGAGGAAGCTGGCTAAATGTCAAAGTAGGAGACTGTTATACATTAAGAGAACTTTTAAGATCGGAAATAATTTATTCTGCAAATAATTCCGCTTATCTGGTCGCCTATCATGTTGGAAAAGGCGATATCGAATATTTTGTAAAACTGATGAACCGGAAAGCAAAAGAATTAGGTATGAATAATACTGAATTTCATACTCCTGCAGGACTTCCCACATCAATGACCGGAAAAGGAATGGATATTTCTACGGCTTATGATATGTACCTTATGGGAAAAAAAGCTGTAGAAGACAAAAGAATAAGGGAATGGGGAAGTGAAACTGAACTTGTCCTTGTTAATTCTTCAGGAGAGCAGGTTATTTATAAAAGTAGGAATGATCTTTTAAATAAATACGGAATTTTCGGTTTAAAAACAGGATTTCATGTTCAGGCAGGATACAATATAATAGTTACAGGAAAAATGGGAAATATTGAAATTATATCTGTTGTATTAGGACATAAAACCCATAATCAGAGAACAGCTGATCAGATTGAAGAATTTTCTCAAATTCAGAAAAAATTGAAAAAAGTTTATATAATGGGTCAGGATATGGGAGATTTTACAGTAAGAAATTCTCGAAAGAGAAAAATAAAAGGAGTACTTTCAGAAAATGTCTATCAATTTGACAATACATATTATGAATTTAAAGTTACAAGTCTAAATTTGAAAGCTAAAGTAAACAAAGGAGATATAATAGGGAAATTGGAAGTTATATCTAATGGGGAAGTAATTTCCATAATAGATATTCTGGCTATTGAGGAAGCGGATGAGTTATCATGGTTTGGAAAGTTTTTAAGATTTATTACTTTTGGATTATTATAG